TTTGGGCATCATAGAGATATTGCGTCGGCGGTCCGGCTTGTACTGCCTTGCTCGTTCTACGACCGAGCGCGTCATACGTATAACTCAGCTGCACCACACCGCCTTGGCTCACTTGGATGAGTTGGTTTCGCGCATTCCACGTATACGTGTTGGTCCCATCACTGGTCAGGTTGCCGTTCGCGTCGTAAGTCAGCGCCTGCCCGTTGAAACTCGTCTCCCGATCATTCAGGTCAAACGTCGCCGGCTGTGTGGTCGCCGTCGGCAGCACGTCCGTGGCGAAGCCGCCGCTCTTGCTGATGATTCTTCCGTCGGCGTCATATCCGTAAGTCAGGTTGCCAAGCGGGGTGCCGTTGCCTTGCGTATAGGTCAGCCCGGTCAGTTCGCTGGCGGTGTCGTAGCCGTAATTGACGGTGATGCCATTGGGCAGCGTCAGCGTGGTCCGTCGGTTGTCGGCGTCATACGCCAGTTGCACTGTTTCGCTGCCTTGCGTGATCGTCGTGAGGCGGTTCGCATTGTCGTAGCCGTAGTTGGCCGTCGCTTGCGCCGCTGCGGTCATGCGGGTGCGTCGGCCGGCGGCGTCATAGGTGTAGCTGACGCTGCCTTGCGATGTGCTGGTGCCGGTGACGCGGTCCAGGTCATCGTAGCCCCAGCTCAAGATGCCGCTGTTGGAATCCACGAGGTCCGTCAGGCGGTTGCCCGCATCGTAGCTGGCCTGGGTACCCGAGCCGTCGGCGTAGGACACCAAACTTCTGCGGTTAAGCGCGTCGTAGCTGAGGTCGGTAGTTTGGCCTTTGCGATCCGTATGCGTGAGCACGTCGCCCATGCCGTTATAGGTCCACGACTCGCTTTGCTTCATCGCATCGGTGCGCGTGATCCGCCGGTTGCGGTTGTCGTAGGCGTAGTGGATCACGCCGGTGTTGGGCAGCGTCACGCTCAGCAGGTTGCCGTTGCCGTCGTAAGTTTGCGTCGTGGTTTGATTGAGCGGGTCTGTCATAGCCGTTACACGATCGTTGTTGTCATATTGCGTGAGCGTGACATTTCCCAATGGATCGCGGGCGGCAATCCGACGTCCCAAAGTATCGACCACGTAGTTGACCGTGCGACCAAGCGGATCGGTAACACTCTGCAGGTCGTAGCCCCGGTAAGTAAGACTCACGGTATGGCCCAACGCATCCTGCACCGTCGTCGGCTGGCCGGCGGCATTGCACTGGATCGTGGTGCCGTGGCCCAGCGGGTCGGTGACCTGGGTCAGACAACCATTGGTGTAACTGAAGCTGGTGGTGTGATTCAGCGGGTCGGTGATCGAGGCGAGCTGGTTGTAGTCGCTGGTGTAGGTGAACTGGGTGGTGACGGCGTTGGATGTGCCGGATAACCGCGTGATGCTGGTGACGTTGCCCAGCGCATCGTGGGCGTAGGCGGTGGTGCGGCCCAGGGCATCCGTTTGGCTGTCGAGTAAGCCCGACGACTCACGGTTGAACGTGGCGGTCTGCGCCAGCGAGGTACCGTAAGCCTCCGTGATGCTGGAGGGATAACTGCTCACTGGATCGAAGGCGACCTGCTCCTGGTTGCCATTCGGGTCGGTCACCGTGGTCGCCGTGACGACGTTGTTGCTGTCAGTGATATAGGCAAACTGATAGGACGTGTTGTCGGCGTAGGTTTGCTTGGTCACTCTTCCATTGGCGTCGTACTGATTGGTCACCCACACATGGCCGCGCCGATCCTGCATGGTGAGCATGTGGTGGTTGGCGTCGTAGGTGTATTGCTCGGTGGTGTTGTCCGGGTACGTGACCGTGGTCAGGCTTCCGGCGCTGTTGTAGGCATAGCCGAGGGTGCGACCGCTGTGGTCGACGGCACTAGTGACGCGGTTACCGCTGTCGTAGTTGAAGGTGAGGGTGCGGCCACTGGGTGAGAGGGCTTGTTCGAGCAGGCCGCCGTTGTAGGTGTATTGAATCTGGTTGCCGTAGCGGTCTTGTATCCACGACAGGCTGTTGGGCACATGACGGGTGAAGGCGTACTGCGTGCCGTCCTTCATCGTCACGATCCAGTGGGCGGCGCTGGGCGTGGTGTCGTAGACGAACTGCAGGGTGGCGCCATACAGCGACGAATCGGTGTCGGTGTGCTCCCACACGGTACCGGCCGGGAACGGCCAATTGGCCGAACCGCTGACCAAATGGAAGTTCACCCCCTCGCCGCACGGCAACACCATTTGCACCGTGTTGAAGACGTGATCGTTGTTGGGTGATCCTAAATAAGGCAACCTGACCCCGATGTTGACCCCGATGTTGCTGACACCGATGTTGGCACTCCTTGACGGTTCCTCCAACGTAAATCAGTGATGCGACTGAGTGAGCATGTCAGCCGCTTCCTTGCTGCCGCCTTTCGCGGCTAGTTTCAGCCATTTGAGACTTTCGGCAGAGTCAGCCTTTACTCCCTCTGCACCACTGGCATAAGCCTTTGCAACGGCAAGCTCATAAGGGGCTGCGGGATCAACGCCTTCCTCGACAACTACCGACCCGAAAGAACCAAGTCGATGGAACCAGTAAATCGCGTCCGCGTCGCTTTTCGGAATGCCGCCGCTCCCATACGCATAGATCGAACCAACAAGCATCTGAGCTGTTTTATCGCCAAACTGCGCAAGTGGTTTCAATCGCGCCAATGCCGCAGCGCCGTTTCCCTCCTTTAACGCGTGCACGCCTCTATCCATTTGATCGTTTCGCAAAAGGAGCAATCCCACCCCAATCACCACCAACGCCACAACAGCACCCAGGAGGCGAACAAGCAGCTTAGTCATGGCACGACTCTCAAATGATTGTCGCCATTCTCTCGGTTTAGGAGATCATTGACGTTCTGGTACTGCTTCATTGCGTCCTGGCTTTTTTTGTCAGCCGTAATGCATCCCAGCGAAATTCCGCCAGGGTGCAATTCGAATCCACAGCGCTCAAGACCAAGACGGCATTTCCAACCGGGGATTTTTGGATTGGGTTCGAGACGCCAGAAACCTTCATGCCCAGGTCTATCGTCCTGATTCATGTTGTAGTTTCCAGGAACAATCGGCCCGATTTCGTTATGGCTTGCGCATCCTGGGTCGTTAGCACAGGGGCCAACACCAGACCAAACGCCATTAGGCCCAAGGGTTGCAGGATCGCCGCCGGCATTGGGCGTACAAGTCAGGGTGTGCGAAGAAATCGAGTAGGTGCAAGACGCCAAACCGTAGGGGTCAATGCGGCTAAGGGGATTCCCCCCAACATAGGCATAGAAGCTCAACTGCCCACCACCAAACGTGATCGGGTCCTCACTGATGAACCCACTCATCATCGGGCTGTAATAGCGTGCTCGATAGTAGTAGAGGCCCGGGCTGTCGGCTTCTCGCCCAGTGTACTGGTACGGATTCGTGAATCCCGTTGTCGTGTCACTTGGTGTCACGTTCCCATACGGGTCGTAGCTGTAGCGCTGCCTGATTGCACCAGTCGGATCAGTCAATGCAATCGTGCTGTTGAGCAAGTCCGTCAAGAAGTACGTTCGTCCCGTGACATCGTTGCGCGCAAAACGCTCGTCGATGCCTAAACCAATCAGGATCGGATTGATCGTGCCACCTTGGGTTTCCTGCACCGCATTCATGCCGTCATACAGGAACTGCGTGGCTGTACCTTGCACCGTTTTGCTTGTGCGACGCCCAAATGCGTCGTAACTGAAACTGAGTTGGACCGCGCCGCCCTGGCTGATCTGCGCAAGCTGATTGCGCGCATTCCACGTATACGTGTTCGTCC
The sequence above is a segment of the Dyella sp. M7H15-1 genome. Coding sequences within it:
- a CDS encoding RHS repeat domain-containing protein, with product MPYLGSPNNDHVFNTVQMVLPCGEGVNFHLVSGSANWPFPAGTVWEHTDTDSSLYGATLQFVYDTTPSAAHWIVTMKDGTQYAFTRHVPNSLSWIQDRYGNQIQYTYNGGLLEQALSPSGRTLTFNYDSGNRVTSAVDHSGRTLGYAYNSAGSLTTVTYPDNTTEQYTYDANHHMLTMQDRRGHVWVTNQYDANGRVTKQTYADNTSYQFAYITDSNNVVTATTVTDPNGNQEQVAFDPVSSYPSSITEAYGTSLAQTATFNRESSGLLDSQTDALGRTTAYAHDALGNVTSITRLSGTSNAVTTQFTYTSDYNQLASITDPLNHTTSFSYTNGCLTQVTDPLGHGTTIQCNAAGQPTTVQDALGHTVSLTYRGYDLQSVTDPLGRTVNYVVDTLGRRIAARDPLGNVTLTQYDNNDRVTAMTDPLNQTTTQTYDGNGNLLSVTLPNTGVIHYAYDNRNRRITRTDAMKQSESWTYNGMGDVLTHTDRKGQTTDLSYDALNRRSLVSYADGSGTQASYDAGNRLTDLVDSNSGILSWGYDDLDRVTGTSTSQGSVSYTYDAAGRRTRMTAAAQATANYGYDNANRLTTITQGSETVQLAYDADNRRTTLTLPNGITVNYGYDTASELTGLTYTQGNGTPLGNLTYGYDADGRIISKSGGFATDVLPTATTQPATFDLNDRETSFNGQALTYDANGNLTSDGTNTYTWNARNQLIQVSQGGVVQLSYTYDALGRRTSKAVQAGPPTQYLYDAQNAAQETQGSTVNPIFNGLDIDERYARNDVIGRAYFLTDTLNNTIALTDTTGAIRQQYSYDPYGNVTPSDTTTGFTNPYQYMGREADTAGLYYYRARYYSPMMGGFISEDPAGFAGGQLSFYAGFRGDPVDFNDPLGFSAASTGAAWGAAIGGTIGTVGAIGATWVTAGGNAPLIAPEVAWTIGVGTTVGAAVGGIIGNNSDTGVAPGATTVNSTPDDNVIPFPGDKVRPIPNQCPQDEDGKDDRCAALYKSGLATCAMFDGKEAIYVHGGSA
- a CDS encoding SEL1-like repeat protein, translated to MTKLLVRLLGAVVALVVIGVGLLLLRNDQMDRGVHALKEGNGAAALARLKPLAQFGDKTAQMLVGSIYAYGSGGIPKSDADAIYWFHRLGSFGSVVVEEGVDPAAPYELAVAKAYASGAEGVKADSAESLKWLKLAAKGGSKEAADMLTQSHH